Proteins found in one Aspergillus chevalieri M1 DNA, chromosome 2, nearly complete sequence genomic segment:
- the erg13 gene encoding hydroxymethylglutaryl-CoA synthase (COG:I;~EggNog:ENOG410PG2N;~InterPro:IPR013746,IPR000590,IPR016039,IPR013528, IPR010122;~PFAM:PF01154,PF08540;~go_function: GO:0004421 - hydroxymethylglutaryl-CoA synthase activity [Evidence IEA];~go_function: GO:0016746 - transferase activity, transferring acyl groups [Evidence IEA];~go_process: GO:0006084 - acetyl-CoA metabolic process [Evidence IEA];~go_process: GO:0008299 - isoprenoid biosynthetic process [Evidence IEA];~go_process: GO:0010142 - farnesyl diphosphate biosynthetic process, mevalonate pathway [Evidence IEA]): MSARPQNIGIKAIEVYFPRQCVDQAELEKHDGVSEGKYTIGLGQTKMSFCDDREDIYSISLTTLSSLLRKYEIDPNSVGRLEVGTETLLDKSKSVKSVLMQLFAPHGNTNIEGVDNVNACYGGTNALFNSINWIESSAWDGRDAAVVCGDIALYAKGAARPTGGAGCVAMLIGPDAPIVFEPGLRGSYLTHAYDFFKPDLASEYPVVDGHFSLKCYTEAVDACYKAYNAREKTLKAANGTNGVEQDDSKTPLDRFDYICYHAPTCKLVQKSYGRMLYNDYVANPSHPAFAEVAPELRDVEYEKTFADKNIEKTFMGLTKKTFAERVRPALDVATLCGNMYTATVYGGLASLISNVSFDPSQAKRVGFFSYGSGLASSMFSAKIVGDVKYMAEKLDLHNRLNNRNVLPPQAYDDMCLLREHAHLAKNFKPSGNPETIVSGAYYLTEVDDMFRRKYDVKA, encoded by the exons ATGTCCGCCCGCCCCCAGAACATTGGTATCAAGGCCATTGAGGTCTACTTCCCTCGTCAG TGCGTTGACCAGGCTGAGCTGGAGAAGCACGATGGCGTTAGCGAGGGGAAGTACACCATTGGTCTCGGCCAGACCAAGATGAGCTTCTGTGATGACCGTGAAG ACATCTACTCCATCTCCCTCACcaccctctcctccctcctgcGCAAGTATGAAATCGACCCCAACTCCGTCGGCCGTCTCGAGGTCGGTACCGAGACCCTCCTCGACAAGTCCAAGTCCGTCAAGTCCGTCCTGATGCAGCTCTTTGCTCCCCATGGAAACACAAACATTGAGGGTGTCGACAACGTCAACGCCTGCTACGGTGGTACCAATGCTCTCTTCAACAGCATCAACTGGATCGAGTCTTCCGCCTGGGATGGTCGCGATGCTGCTGTGGTCTGCGGTGACATTGCCTTGTACGCCAAGGGTGCTGCTCGTCCTACTGGTGGTGCCGGCTGTGTGGCCATGTTGATTGGCCCTGATGCTCCCATTGTCTTCGAGCCCGGTCTCCGTGGTAGCTACCTCACTCACGCCTATGACTTCTTCAAGCCCGACTTGGCCAGCGAGTACCCCGTTGTCGATGGTCACTTCTCCCTCAAGTGCTACACCGAGGCCGTTGATGCCTGCTACAAGGCCTACAACGCTCGTGAGAAGACACTCAAGGCCGCCAATGGCACCAATGGCGTTGAGCAGGACGACTCAAAGACTCCTCTCGACCGTTTCGACTACATCTGCTATCACGCCCCCACCTGCAAGTTGGTACAGAAGTCTTACGGTCGTATGCTCTACAATGACTACGTGGCCAACCCCTCACACCCCGCGTTCGCCGAGGTTGCTCCTGAGCTGCGTGACGTCGAATACGAGAAGACTTTTGCCGACAAGAACATCGAGAAGACCTTCATGGGCCTGACCAAGAAGACCTTTGCTGAGCGGGTGCGTCCCGCTCTGGATGTTGCCACTCTTTGCGGTAATATGTACACTGCTACCGTCTATGGTGGTCTTGCCAGCTTGATCTCCAACGTGTCTTTCGACCCTAGCCAGGCTAAGCGTGTTGGTTTCTTCTCGTACGGTAGCGGTCTTGCTAGCTCCATGTTCAGCGCCAAGATTGTCGGCGATGTGAAGTACATGGCTGAGAAGCTTGACCTCCACAACCGCCTGAACAACCGCAACGTCCTGCCCCCTCAGGCTTACGATGACATGTGCCTCCTGCGTGAGCACGCTCACTTGGCCAAGAACTTCAAGCCCTCGGGCAACCCCGAGACCATTGTTTCTGGCGCCTACTACCTGACTGAGGTGGACGACATGTTTCGCCGGAAGTACGATGTTAAGGCATAA